The Dromaius novaehollandiae isolate bDroNov1 chromosome 20, bDroNov1.hap1, whole genome shotgun sequence genome includes the window CGGGGGCAGGTCTCTGcaccggggctgctgctgcccctgcccagcggCAGCTCGCCCATGGCCAAAGTCAGAGGAGCAAGTCCGAACCCGGTCCTTAGTGTTTCCGAGGGCTGGTACCAACATCCCGCACCCCAAGACCCCTCAGGGAGGGGAGAGAGTGGAGCCAGCTCCAAGGCAGGTCCCCAAGCCCTGTTTGGGCAGGGGTTCACGGCCCTGATGCTCCAGGGGACCAGCCGCTGCACAAGGCCAGCCACAAGCGCCAGCCTGTGCCCTCGGCAGCGCCGGAGCATCAGGGATCAGTTTCAAGCCTGTGCCCGTGCTCAGAGACGCCAGCTTGATGCTGCCTTAACAGGGAGCCAAGGAGCTGGGCCAACGCGCGGTCCCTCCTCACGCTGGCACCAGGCCACGGGAGCACAGCCCTACACCCTACCCAGCCATCAGCGGACACGTGCCTCGGAGGGCTtatgggggtccctgggagccccccgagcagccctgacccatggcGGTGCCGAGGTCCTCCCAGGCCAGCGAGCACATGGATCCCAGGTGTCCACAGCGCTGGCAAGGCAGAGCAGCGGCATAACAGTGAGCTTAGGGCTGACCCCCGTGCCCAGGGGAGACACCAGCCCCCCACACCGCGTGGGGAGCACGCAGCCCCCTGCCCATGCAGGAACCCCAGGCCGACGCTCGCCACCCCAGACAACATCCAGGGCAGCGGCCTGCCCCAGCCGGTGGGAGACATGACGCCATCCCTCCCCTCTccaggggaaggagggggcgaATCGCATCCTTTAGGCTCAGGTGCGCCAGTGCCAGTAAAAGCTCATTTTGATGCAGAAGGTTCCCCTTACATTTGTCATTACTATTCATGCCACCGTCAGGCTAAACACAGCCTAATTAACCCTTTGGAGGAGGGACCGTGGCAGATGTTTCCAGGACGAGGATCTCCTCCTGGAAGGGTGTCCCACAGTGGTTCTGCCCCAGGGACGCGTGGCTTCGATGAGGACCCAGCGCAGGCTTGCCGGCTCCTGCCACCAGGGCTCGGGTTTGCCGCAGGCAGCGCAGGGAAGGGGTAGGGACAGACAGTTTACCACAGGTTGGATGTGCCACGAGCAAGTGGTTTCACCTGCAAAATGGGGACCACACTCAGCTCCAAGCTGGGGCAGAGGGAAAAGCTTGTGGGGGACACGGTGGTCAGGCATGATGGGGACACCCATAGCTCCCCTGGAGCCATGGGAAGCTCCACCAAGCTTGTCTGTGGGAGGTCACATCCTGCTGCCAGGAGCATCTCCACCCACCCTCATCCTCTGCCGTGAGCGAGCAGGCATGTGGGCAGAGATCCCCACGCAGCTCCAAGTCACTCGTCCCCAGGGGACCCATCTGCACCCGTCTCCAGGCAGGTGGCATCACCAGTCCCCGTGCAGGAGAGGATCCCCGCAGTCCCAGCACGGGGATCCTGCCTCCTCACCTCCGGGGCTCGCGCTGCTCCCCGCTCACCCCGGCTCGTTGCCAGCCCCATCCCGGCGGCCAGAAATAGCCCGTGACGGCAGCCTGCCGCAGCCTCGGAGCCAGAGCTGCCAGCGCTCGCGCCGCGGGGGAGTGCCAGGTGGGGGGACTCAGGGGACATATGCTGGCAccgaggagggagggaggggagtgcTAGCACATCGCTTCTTCCCAAGCACCTTCCAGGGAAGCGGCTGCCTGGCTTCACTCGCCgacagctctgctgccctggccaGGCTGGTCCCAGCCCTGACACTGCCTCTCGCCACCTTCCTGCGGGGCAAGAGGGGGGGGTCTCACAGGGATGGTGATGTCCCTCAGGGAGGGCAAGGGCCCCACCTGACACTCTCTCCTCCCCTGTAGTTCTCCAAGGAGAAATACATCCTTGACTCGTCACCGGAGAAGCTGCACAAGGAGCTGGAAGAGGAGCTGAAGCTGAGCAGCACCGACCTGCGCAGCCACGCTTGGTACCATGGCCGCATCCCCCGAGAGGTGAGGGCAGGAGGACGGGTGGCTTTGGGCTCCCCTGGCTTGGGCTGCTCACCAGGAGACATCCAAGGCCATGCTGAACCACCACCCCTGCCAGGCACCTTCCTGGGACACACCACCAGCCTGGCCTCCCAGAGAGCACGTGGGAGATGGGCTCATGTGTCACCAGAGGAGAGGACCACACAGACACCAAGCCTAAAGGCCTCTGGCCCCTCACAGAGGGATGAGCTGGTGCTCCAAATGGCAGCAGTATATTCCTTGGTGGAATATCCACCTTACCCACCCCCCCAGTCCCTACACCACaaccccccacagccccagggcGCTGAGAGCAGGGTCACGCCTGAGCTGCTGTGCCTTGTCCCTGGCAGGTGTCGGAGAGCCTGGTGCAGAGGAACGGGGACTTCCTCATCCGCGACTCGCTCACCAGCCTCGGCGACTACGTGCTGACGTGCCGCTGGCGCAACGAGCCCCTCCACTTCAAGATCAACAAGGTGACGGTGAAGTCCAGCGACGGCCATACCCGCATCCAGTACCTCTTTGAGCAGGAGAGCTTCGACAACGTCCCGGCCCTCGTCCGCTTCTACGTGGGCAACCGCAGGGCCATCTCGGAGCAGAGCGGGGCCATCGTCTACTGCCCCATCAACCGCACCTTCCCGCTGCGCTACCTGGAAGCCAGCTACGGACTCGCCAACGGGAAACATGGGGGGTCCCACAGCCCCACCACCCAGAAAGGGGGGCACATAAAGCGCAGGAGCATCACCATGACGGACGGCCTGACGGCAGACAAGATCACCAGGGCTGAGGGGTGCCCGACCAGGTGAGGACGCGgtctcagcccagctcagctgcgCTGAGGGTCAGAccctggggaagaggcagagccACCAGCTCCATTGGTGCCGTGCAGCGACTTTGGGCTTGGGCATGGGAACCATGTCACAGCTCAGGCACAGACAGACCAGGAGAGGCAAGGGGGGAGGAATTGGTGCCCAGCTGGACCTAGGGGGTTCTCCCAGGCCAGCCATGCTGTGCTACCACAGCGGACGCCCAGCAAGCACACATGACTTTAGCATCCTAGGCCATAAGCCAGAGAGTTTTTACAATCACCCCATCCAGAATTAGCAGCGTGTCGGGGCTTGTCGACGCGAGGGAACAGCGCTTTCCCAGGCAGATGGGAGAGGAGAGCCAGTCCCAGCCACCAAGGAGGCACTTGCTGGGCTGCTTTTGAAGGGCCCTTTTAGCTTTAAGGCTGTCGGTTCAGCTGGAGCATTTGCTAGGAGCAGAGCCGAAAGCCTGCTGAGCTGCACTGACGGGGTCCCCGTACCCCACCGGAGCCTCCCACGGGGCAGTCACCAGCCCTGCAGGAGCCTCAGCCACTCCAAGCACGCTGCACCCCAAGGGCTGTGTTTTCTCAGCCCCCCCGTCACTAGTACAAAGTTTTCTTTAGAGCAGCCCTCTCCAAGTGCCTGCAGGCTCTGAGTGCCTCTCAGATCTGCTTGTGTTAACCTTGAAGCAGCCTGAGCTTTTCCCGAGCTAGAGAAAGACGTTACCTTTGCACAGCTTTCTTTTGGCAGCCCAGGTCCCCCaaaagggaggggaaggcagagacCCACAAGTACATAATCGCAGAGAGGCCCAGAAGGGTCCGCATCCATCCTGCGTCCCCATCCCAGGGCCAGCTCTGGGGCAGGCCCCCAGCCCATCCTTGAATCAAGCTGCTTTTTCACCCCTGCCCCGACCTTCTCAGTCCAAGGGCAGGGTAAAAAACACAACAGCAGGAGACAATCAACCAttacaggagggaaaagaaaaacacttatGCTTCCAGAGAAGTGCATGTATTTCCAGCAGGAGAGCCCAGCTCCACCAGTCTTTCCTCATCACTCATTTTTCCCCAAACCTCTTATTGCTGCAGCTgctcccccagcctcctcccACCACAGGGCTGTAGCACTCAAGACCCAGCACATCACGGCAGCCCCAGCCTCACCCACGCCGGGGAGGGCAGCATAATTACCACCGTGCCTCCTTGCAACACTCCTCTCGCtcagcccagcacagcagcagcctcttTTGCAACAGCATTGACTCACAGTGCTCGTGCCCAGCCTCAGCCCTCCCCATAGGGCTGCTGCAGGTCCACAGCTCCCCGAGCTGACACGCTGCCCCGTGCCGTGCTGCGGCTCAGCACCATGAGCTGCCGCCCTGCTTCCATCAGGAGCCGACCAGGTCACAAGCACTTTCCATCTCTCCCAAACTTTGGGTCACAGCCACACCGCTGATGTAGCCCATTGCAGGGACCTCACgtggaaacacagagcagcacACCCACCAGCAGACACCACCCCAGAAAGACAACAGCACATAGCTATTTCTTTACCTAGCCCATTCCCCGCAGCACCCCCAGAAAGCCCCTAcccacccccagctcccccagcacagTACCCTTGCCTTAGGGCACCTCTtcccctcctgctgctcctcagccTTCAACCTCCCCCTGGGGCTGGGCCATCTCTGGTTTATAGGGCTCAGacccttcctccccagctgccccgAGGGGTGTTCGTTGCTCCAGCTGAACTCGTTACTGGTTCCCCAGTGCAAACAGCCCCCCAGCCCGGGCTGCTGGCACCGCCGGGGGGTCAGGGCCGTTCGAGCCAAACCCCGGTTCCCTGCTCCTTGCGGGAGCACTTTGATTCGGAGACCAGTGTCAGGTCCCGCAGCAGTGGGAGGAGGGAGACCCATGATGTCCACCCCGGGGGGGAGAGGCAGCGAGCCCCCATGCCAGCCCCTCGGCGCGTGTCCAGTCCCTGGTTGCGGTGACTAACCCGTCCCGTCTCCCCCAGCGTGTCCCTTCCCCACCACCGAGACATCATTCGCAACTGCGCCGTCAGCGTGGACCAGATCCAAGACCTCCACTCCCCGATGTCCCCCATCTCCGAGAACCCAGCGTCGCCCGCCTACAGCACAGGTAGGAAGCGCCCCACACCctcccggggggcggcggggacggaggTCAGGCTGGGCCTGGCGTTGGCGTGACACCAGGGGCCTGGGGAGGCGGACGGAGCTGCCTGGCAAAGACGAGCGCCTGGGCACGGAGCGGTGGCCTAAGCACCCGCtccgcccggctccccggcctgCCCTGTGGCCTGCTAGTGAAACATGTCCAGCTCCGTGCACAGCAGAGGAAGGTcctgagcagggctgagcagagcgTGATGCTGCAGCCCCGGAGCAGCTGCCTCGTAGCAGGGATCGCGCCCTGTCCTGGCACCAGCTGGAAGTCCTGTCGCAGGGCCGCTGGGACAGCGGGGCTTTCCCTGAGCGCAGCATCCCCGGCTGTCGCATCCCTGGGTCCTGAGCTGGTGGTCCATGCGCCTGTGTATCTCTGCACTCTGCTAACAGGGTCTCTCCCGCTCCCCACAGTTACGCGGCTAAAGCCGCATCCCTGCCAAGCAGCTGGGATCGCCCCGGCCTCGCCGGTCATAAGAAGATCCAGCGAGCCGCAGCTGTGCCCAGGCACCAACAGCAAACCTCTGCCGgaccctgcccacagcagccaCTCCACGCCCTGCCACGGGTACACCCGCGCCTCCCCCTCGCCCTCCGTGAACAGCTACAGCGACCCGGACACGGGGCACTACTGCCAGCTCCACCCCACCTCGCCCATCAGCAGAGAACGGCCCGCTCACGACACCAGGCAGCTCCCAGCAAAGAGCTACGTGGAGAGGCTAAAGGTGGAGGAAGGACAGAGAGGGACTGTGGAGAACAGCTCTGGCGAAGCAGAGGCAGGGCAGCGGCTGAAGGGAGAGCTGGACTTCATGGGCTTCGTGCCCCCCACCATGGAGATGAGCTCGTCCTTCAACCCCGCGGCCTTCCAGTCCCTGCTTATCCCACTGGAGAACAAGCCCCTGGAGATGGCCGTGCTCAAGAAGGTCAAAGAGCTGCTGGCAGAGGTGGACGCGAAGATGCTCGCCAAGCACATCACCAAGGTGGACTGCCAGGTACGGCCGAGGCCAGGCAGCAGGGACGGGCACTGCTGCCCGCCGGTTGCTCCATCCCTGCCAGGGGCTCGGAAACCCAGAGCCAGTGGCAGGGTTGGCGTGGGACCGGGCATCCCCCAGGCATGGAGCATCCCCCAGCATGGAGCATCCCAGCgcggctctgccagccctgcatcAGCTCCAGGCAGGCGGAGGCCAGGCTGGGAGCGAAGCGGGGCCGGGAGAGGGGGCAGACTGCCCGAGGCCCCTTCGGCCTCTCCTTAATTAGCAGAGCCCTAATCTGCTCTCCTCTTTCTTGCCAGGTCGCTAGGATACTGGGTGTTACCACGGAGATGCAGCGGCTCATGGGGGTGAGCTCCGGCATGgagctgctcaccctgccccacggccaccaGCTCCGGCTCGACCTGCTGGAACGGTACGGCACAAGGGACGCCAGTCCCGGGCCCCACACGCCGTGGCCCCATGAGGGCTTGCGGGGGTCCCGCTGCGTGTCCCGGGGTGCAGGACCCCCCTGCCGCGCAGGGCACCGGTGCTGGGACGGTGCCGGGAGTCGGACCCAGCTCCTCCGTGCCCCCCCGCTGATTCCCGGTCTCTCCCCGCGGCAGGTTTCACACCATGTCCATCATGATCGCCGTGGACATCCTGGGCTGCACGGGCAGCACGGAGGAGAGGGCAGCCCTGCTGCACAAAACCATCCAGCTGGCCGCCGAGCTGAAGAGCACCATGGGGAACATGTTCAGTTTTGCTGCTGTGATGAACGCCCTGGAAATGACGCAGGTACCGGGACGCTCCTTGCATCCTCCTGCCCGCGGCTTAGCCCCCTTCTCCCAAATACATCCCCATCCCGGTCTCCGGCAGGCTGCGACACCCACCCGGcgtgggggaaggggggaaatgtCAAGGGAAAGGCGTGGGGCCACATCCGCTGGGGTgtgagcagagcagggaaggagcCGTCCCCTCCTCGGAGCACGCAGCCTGTCCCGCCGGGATCCGATTGTTTCTTGGTGGTTGGGTGTTTTGTTGTGCGCTGGGCTCCGTTCCTGGGAGGAAATGAATCTGCCCTGCGGTACAATGCAGATCAGTCCCAaggccgcggcggcagcagcatctCCGGGCCACGCTGCTCCCTTTGGAAGATGAAAGGAGATTAAAAGTCGCTTTTGAAAGGAGCCCAGCTGGGGAGTCTTGCTTCCTGCCTGCACAAAGGCAGTGGAAGGGGCTGCCCGCGTCCGCTCCCGCCCAGCCGCTCATCCCCaaggccgccgcggcgcggggaagcTGCTGTCCTGGGCTGTCGAGGGGGGGAAACACTGAGCCCAGCCTCCGCGCCAGGGCCGTGCGAGTCCTTGGCCATGAGGCCTCCAGTGCTGGTGGGAAGAGGCTGGTTTGGGTGCCACTGCGTGCCCCGGCAGCCGAGGGCCGTGCCGAGTGCTCTCTGTCCGTCCTGCTTTCAGATCGCGCGGCTGGAGCAGACCTGGGTGGTGCTGCGGCAGCGGCACACGGAGGGGGCGATCCTCTACGAGAAGAAGCTCAAGCCCTTCCTGAAAAGCCTGAACGAAGGGAAAGGTAACGGGAGCGAGTCCCCGCGTGTCGCCTGCCGGCTCCTCCCCGCATGGCCTCGGCTGCCCTTCCTCCCCGGGAGGCATTTCATAACTAAGTAAAACCAGCAGCTCCCGTTGGCAGATGGGGAGGCAAGCGCGGGGGGCACGGACCAGCCCTCCCGCCCCGCGGGGACACGGGCCAGCGAAGGGGCCGTGCCGGCGCTCAGGGCGTCTCTCTCCGCAGAAGGGCCGCCGCTGACCAACACCACTTTTCCTCACGTCGTGCCCCTCATCACTCTGCTGGAGCGGGACGACGCTCTCTCGGACAGCCCCGAGCCCTGGGAGAGCACGGACAACGGCGTGGAGGTGGTCATGGCCCACCTGGAGGCGGCACGGATGGTGGCCCACCACGGCGGCCTCTACCACACCAACGCCGAGGTGAAGCTGCAGGGTAAGCGAGTGGGGCCGGGCGTCACCCGGGAGCCCCTTCCCCTCCGCTGCGTCCCTCAGGCAGGTGAGGAAGATGAGGGAGCATGGGGTCCGCGCTGCCCCGGGCACTTCCACCCCATGCCACGCATCGGCCCGCAGACCCATTGGTGGGGATGTAGCTGTGCGGCTCTGCTCCGGCTGTGTGGTTTATCGGGGTAATTTGGGAATGAATACAAGGGCAGCAGCCCCCTACCAGACCCAGGACGAAGACATGGCCAGGTCTGTGCTGTCCCTCTCCCTCCCGGCTAGCTGCGGTCTACCAGGCAGGTCCTGCAGGGGTGTTAGAGCTGTGTTTCAGGCTGTGACTCCTCAGCATCTTCTTCTGAGTGAGGCCAAACTGAAtcgcagagcagctggggtgggcagggatCTCTGAAGACCACCTGGTCCAaaccctgctccagcagggtcacctagagcagggtgcccagggctgtgtccagtcgggttttgaatatctccaaggatggagaatccacagcctccctgggcaactggttccagtgttcaaccaccccaCTGGGTTGAGCCGCACCCAAACCCCCCGTCTTACGTCACGTGTCCAGTCCCAAGTGTTTCACTCCCCACCCATCCCACTTGGGCCCAGGCCCGTCACCGCCGCGCGTGGGCCTGACTCGTGTCCTCCGCAGGTTTCCAGGGCAAAGCCGAGCTCCTGGAGATCTTCAGCACCGAGTTCCAGCTGCGGCTGCTCtggggcagccgcggggccgaGAGCAGCCAGGCTGAGCGCTACGAGAAGTTCGACAAGGTCCTCACGGCGCTGTCCCACAAACTGGAGCCCGCCGTGCGCTTCAGCGAACTGTGACCGCCCACCCCGACCCGGGCACTCGCAGGGACAGCAGGGAGACAGGGCACCGTGGGCAGCGCCGTGGCTCTGTCCCCGCCACCGCGAAGGCCCGGGGACTGCGCGCCCCGCGAGGAGAACGAGGGGTGTCCGCGGAGGGCGCTGGGACACGGGGCAGCGGGTGGGGGGTGAAGTGGAGGATGACTCCGGAGAGGCATTTCACGCCGTCTCCGCTCCACAGCTCtcccgcccgcgcggggccgggccgcctcACGAG containing:
- the SH2D3C gene encoding SH2 domain-containing protein 3C isoform X1, which encodes MAESQKRGGFKKFKFFKFKGFGSLSSIPRTFTLRRVSVAPSCPASPGLPPAHGFLQEPFDGTQDDLHAMPKSPTPYARSSDMYSHMGTMPRLNLGKAGKSPGKARSSQSCREKGTAGSRPPRASPLPVPESPETPSAPGTDPGPAAGKVQQEEEEEEDAGPSDAATARCDQELSGTIPCAGPGVEIASGELTEKGHEHPCEDTPHSPHDGLESGSEYVKFSKEKYILDSSPEKLHKELEEELKLSSTDLRSHAWYHGRIPREVSESLVQRNGDFLIRDSLTSLGDYVLTCRWRNEPLHFKINKVTVKSSDGHTRIQYLFEQESFDNVPALVRFYVGNRRAISEQSGAIVYCPINRTFPLRYLEASYGLANGKHGGSHSPTTQKGGHIKRRSITMTDGLTADKITRAEGCPTSVSLPHHRDIIRNCAVSVDQIQDLHSPMSPISENPASPAYSTVTRLKPHPCQAAGIAPASPVIRRSSEPQLCPGTNSKPLPDPAHSSHSTPCHGYTRASPSPSVNSYSDPDTGHYCQLHPTSPISRERPAHDTRQLPAKSYVERLKVEEGQRGTVENSSGEAEAGQRLKGELDFMGFVPPTMEMSSSFNPAAFQSLLIPLENKPLEMAVLKKVKELLAEVDAKMLAKHITKVDCQVARILGVTTEMQRLMGVSSGMELLTLPHGHQLRLDLLERFHTMSIMIAVDILGCTGSTEERAALLHKTIQLAAELKSTMGNMFSFAAVMNALEMTQIARLEQTWVVLRQRHTEGAILYEKKLKPFLKSLNEGKEGPPLTNTTFPHVVPLITLLERDDALSDSPEPWESTDNGVEVVMAHLEAARMVAHHGGLYHTNAEVKLQGFQGKAELLEIFSTEFQLRLLWGSRGAESSQAERYEKFDKVLTALSHKLEPAVRFSEL
- the SH2D3C gene encoding SH2 domain-containing protein 3C isoform X2, whose product is MTEVGRRFCPLGRGSPHDGLESGSEYVKFSKEKYILDSSPEKLHKELEEELKLSSTDLRSHAWYHGRIPREVSESLVQRNGDFLIRDSLTSLGDYVLTCRWRNEPLHFKINKVTVKSSDGHTRIQYLFEQESFDNVPALVRFYVGNRRAISEQSGAIVYCPINRTFPLRYLEASYGLANGKHGGSHSPTTQKGGHIKRRSITMTDGLTADKITRAEGCPTSVSLPHHRDIIRNCAVSVDQIQDLHSPMSPISENPASPAYSTVTRLKPHPCQAAGIAPASPVIRRSSEPQLCPGTNSKPLPDPAHSSHSTPCHGYTRASPSPSVNSYSDPDTGHYCQLHPTSPISRERPAHDTRQLPAKSYVERLKVEEGQRGTVENSSGEAEAGQRLKGELDFMGFVPPTMEMSSSFNPAAFQSLLIPLENKPLEMAVLKKVKELLAEVDAKMLAKHITKVDCQVARILGVTTEMQRLMGVSSGMELLTLPHGHQLRLDLLERFHTMSIMIAVDILGCTGSTEERAALLHKTIQLAAELKSTMGNMFSFAAVMNALEMTQIARLEQTWVVLRQRHTEGAILYEKKLKPFLKSLNEGKEGPPLTNTTFPHVVPLITLLERDDALSDSPEPWESTDNGVEVVMAHLEAARMVAHHGGLYHTNAEVKLQGFQGKAELLEIFSTEFQLRLLWGSRGAESSQAERYEKFDKVLTALSHKLEPAVRFSEL
- the SH2D3C gene encoding SH2 domain-containing protein 3C isoform X3, which codes for MTERCSLWSALSAAACCFYRGSFMQVQFSKEKYILDSSPEKLHKELEEELKLSSTDLRSHAWYHGRIPREVSESLVQRNGDFLIRDSLTSLGDYVLTCRWRNEPLHFKINKVTVKSSDGHTRIQYLFEQESFDNVPALVRFYVGNRRAISEQSGAIVYCPINRTFPLRYLEASYGLANGKHGGSHSPTTQKGGHIKRRSITMTDGLTADKITRAEGCPTSVSLPHHRDIIRNCAVSVDQIQDLHSPMSPISENPASPAYSTVTRLKPHPCQAAGIAPASPVIRRSSEPQLCPGTNSKPLPDPAHSSHSTPCHGYTRASPSPSVNSYSDPDTGHYCQLHPTSPISRERPAHDTRQLPAKSYVERLKVEEGQRGTVENSSGEAEAGQRLKGELDFMGFVPPTMEMSSSFNPAAFQSLLIPLENKPLEMAVLKKVKELLAEVDAKMLAKHITKVDCQVARILGVTTEMQRLMGVSSGMELLTLPHGHQLRLDLLERFHTMSIMIAVDILGCTGSTEERAALLHKTIQLAAELKSTMGNMFSFAAVMNALEMTQIARLEQTWVVLRQRHTEGAILYEKKLKPFLKSLNEGKEGPPLTNTTFPHVVPLITLLERDDALSDSPEPWESTDNGVEVVMAHLEAARMVAHHGGLYHTNAEVKLQGFQGKAELLEIFSTEFQLRLLWGSRGAESSQAERYEKFDKVLTALSHKLEPAVRFSEL